A stretch of the bacterium genome encodes the following:
- a CDS encoding insulinase family protein, producing the protein GNFLQPTILSENIQTMERRKIIQKESELPALAIAYRTVDVDHTDYIPLIFLSAVLSSGKSSRLHQSLVYRRQIAAFASASFSASKDPGLFQFMAQAQPGHAIGEVEQAIMDEIQKLQQEEITDMEYERIKNLVEAGFIYSMETNENRAEMIGRYEILSEKYGAEYLNRSLELFNTTTKADILRVAQTYFLDARKNTVILEPIKRN; encoded by the coding sequence AGGTAACTTTTTACAGCCGACGATTTTATCTGAAAATATTCAGACAATGGAACGCCGTAAAATCATTCAGAAAGAGTCAGAATTACCTGCTTTAGCCATAGCGTACCGGACAGTGGATGTCGATCATACGGATTATATCCCGTTGATTTTCCTGTCGGCCGTTTTATCATCAGGAAAAAGTTCGCGCCTGCATCAATCTTTGGTTTATCGCCGTCAAATTGCCGCTTTTGCGTCGGCATCATTTTCGGCATCGAAAGATCCCGGCTTGTTTCAGTTTATGGCCCAAGCCCAACCCGGCCATGCGATCGGCGAGGTTGAGCAGGCGATTATGGATGAAATTCAAAAGCTTCAACAGGAAGAAATTACGGATATGGAATATGAACGGATTAAAAACCTTGTGGAAGCTGGTTTTATTTATTCAATGGAAACGAATGAAAATCGCGCCGAAATGATCGGACGTTACGAAATTCTCTCCGAGAAATATGGAGCGGAATATTTGAATCGTTCGCTAGAGCTTTTTAACACGACCACCAAGGCTGACATCCTTCGCGTAGCGCAAACGTATTTCTTGGACGCACGGAAAAATACGGTGATTCTTGAACCGATCAAAAGAAATTAA
- a CDS encoding alkaline phosphatase family protein, translating into MKRSVILILADGARYDVFEELLQAGRLPNISEHIVQRGDYRRMTTVFTSTTGPAYLPFFTGCFPGTANLPGIRWFDKKAYATKPFYSPHRFRSYCGWEGFFMNRDIRPDLKTLFDLTEAPINVFGPITRGLPSGSNQRPLHKAWLMARAHSNGQYEPVDQKALKIFLNTMPNESEFCFLVLPGIDGISHNTFPRHERTIKAYQFLDQAVGEIVKKLKEYRRYDSTVIGICSDHGLTQTHTHFDVPVFMEKVLNIPTLYYTNIFKMNPQASAHVSGNGMVHIYFKNGDWLKPCYYEDMIRMSPDMVQEFLSKEAVDLVVTKTSGGYVRVDSTRGSAVIKELGEKIEYRVLSTDPFGFQKLPNIMTYDEALEKTFDTEYPDAIVQTAQIFRSERCGDLLLSAKIGYDLRFKWESPEHKSSHGSLHREHMMTPFCLSHPVSRPLLRSADVFPSILNLLGKKIPDGIDGKSFIKAAPVMQAFQASVAL; encoded by the coding sequence ATGAAGCGGTCTGTAATTCTAATTTTAGCCGATGGCGCACGCTATGACGTGTTCGAGGAATTGCTGCAAGCCGGTCGCCTTCCGAATATTAGCGAGCACATCGTTCAACGCGGCGATTACCGCCGTATGACGACGGTTTTTACTTCGACGACCGGTCCTGCATATTTACCTTTTTTTACTGGCTGTTTTCCGGGAACGGCAAATTTACCCGGCATCCGGTGGTTTGACAAAAAAGCTTACGCCACAAAACCTTTTTATTCGCCACACCGATTCAGGAGTTATTGCGGCTGGGAAGGTTTTTTTATGAATCGCGACATCCGTCCCGATTTGAAAACGTTATTTGATCTTACGGAGGCTCCGATCAATGTGTTTGGTCCGATCACGCGAGGATTGCCTTCGGGCAGTAATCAACGGCCGCTGCATAAAGCATGGCTGATGGCGCGTGCGCACAGTAACGGACAGTACGAGCCGGTCGATCAGAAAGCTTTGAAGATTTTTTTAAACACGATGCCTAACGAATCGGAATTTTGTTTCCTTGTACTTCCCGGCATAGACGGCATCAGTCATAATACTTTCCCGCGTCATGAGCGTACCATCAAGGCGTATCAATTTCTCGATCAAGCCGTCGGAGAGATTGTAAAGAAATTAAAAGAATATCGACGTTACGACTCAACAGTAATCGGGATATGCAGTGATCACGGCCTGACGCAAACGCATACGCATTTTGATGTGCCGGTATTTATGGAGAAGGTTTTGAACATTCCCACGCTGTATTATACCAATATTTTTAAAATGAATCCTCAGGCTTCGGCGCACGTTTCAGGTAACGGTATGGTACACATTTATTTTAAAAACGGCGATTGGCTCAAGCCGTGTTATTATGAAGACATGATTCGAATGTCCCCAGACATGGTTCAGGAATTTCTCTCAAAGGAAGCCGTTGATTTAGTTGTAACAAAAACGTCCGGAGGATACGTCCGAGTCGATAGCACCCGCGGAAGCGCTGTGATCAAGGAATTGGGAGAAAAAATCGAATACCGTGTGTTGTCCACAGACCCGTTTGGTTTTCAAAAATTGCCTAATATTATGACGTATGACGAAGCCCTGGAAAAAACGTTCGACACCGAGTATCCGGACGCCATCGTTCAAACGGCGCAGATTTTTCGTTCGGAGCGTTGTGGCGATCTCCTGTTGTCCGCAAAAATCGGTTACGATTTACGTTTCAAATGGGAAAGTCCCGAACATAAATCGTCGCATGGTTCGTTGCATCGTGAACACATGATGACGCCGTTTTGCCTGAGTCATCCGGTCAGCCGCCCACTTCTTCGCAGTGCCGACGTGTTTCCTTCGATTTTGAATTTATTGGGAAAAAAAATTCCGGATGGAATTGACGGGAAGTCGTTTATCAAAGCCGCTCCTGTAATGCAAGCTTTTCAAGCATCAGTAGCTTTATGA
- a CDS encoding DUF3808 domain-containing protein, translating to MKTGFSLIVLWASTAFAEDLSDTMISRGQNYTFDLNFVAAEQTIDSIITLFPKHPKGYFFKGSLYFYQMVAGDPKRLSDEAFIAWCEKTVDIAEKYREASADKTESEFYLGLAYGNLGRFHAALGDWIKAFYYGRKTKSLHDDILHKNQSYYDAYLSVGLYNYYAATMPKFVEVLASIFGLGGDRDLGLRQLEIASAKGTLARVEAKFLLANIFMEEGNYDESIVMYRALRHEFPNNPFLMTQEAMVHYLADHFDAAQELCASALSKSQSQFPSAEIFAHHFLGRIDKLRRNWNNAIDHFQQAVNISASYRMYKSMDGWIAGATYYQLGETYELAGKRDLAIAVYENGRDHSMSGKPTIQGCKNRLRYPLPEFEIGLIQARYAVIIGENTQGIQELQPLLKKAQTAKDYEKFIGQIYFYLGRAEMSQSEWSKAAAYFQSVLEAPFGGNDQNWVKPHTLYYLAYCYVQNQNKEKAATSLKQALQFEDYVDAPRIIFLAKALQKKI from the coding sequence ATGAAAACCGGTTTTAGCTTAATTGTTTTATGGGCATCGACTGCATTTGCAGAAGACTTAAGTGATACCATGATATCGCGAGGGCAGAATTATACCTTCGATCTTAATTTTGTTGCCGCTGAACAAACTATCGATTCTATCATTACACTCTTTCCAAAACATCCCAAGGGGTATTTCTTCAAAGGATCCTTGTACTTCTATCAAATGGTTGCCGGCGATCCAAAACGTCTATCCGATGAAGCATTTATTGCATGGTGTGAAAAAACCGTCGATATAGCTGAGAAATATCGCGAAGCTTCAGCCGATAAGACCGAATCGGAATTTTATCTCGGTTTGGCTTATGGCAACCTGGGACGTTTCCACGCTGCCTTGGGCGATTGGATCAAAGCATTTTATTACGGGCGCAAAACCAAAAGCCTTCACGATGACATCCTTCACAAAAATCAATCGTATTACGACGCCTACTTGTCCGTTGGATTATATAATTACTACGCAGCGACGATGCCCAAATTCGTCGAAGTACTGGCCAGTATTTTTGGATTGGGTGGTGATCGTGATTTAGGTTTACGCCAGCTTGAAATTGCTTCGGCTAAAGGAACGCTGGCACGCGTCGAAGCCAAATTCCTTCTGGCTAATATTTTTATGGAAGAAGGTAATTACGATGAATCCATCGTCATGTACCGCGCTCTGCGCCATGAATTTCCCAATAATCCTTTCTTGATGACTCAAGAAGCGATGGTGCATTATCTTGCCGATCATTTCGATGCGGCACAAGAATTATGTGCGTCGGCACTTTCAAAAAGCCAATCTCAGTTCCCGTCGGCTGAAATATTTGCCCACCATTTTCTGGGAAGAATTGACAAACTGCGTCGCAATTGGAACAATGCCATCGATCATTTTCAACAGGCCGTCAACATCAGTGCTTCGTATCGTATGTACAAAAGTATGGACGGTTGGATCGCAGGCGCTACCTATTATCAGCTCGGAGAAACGTACGAATTAGCAGGAAAACGCGATCTGGCAATTGCGGTGTATGAAAATGGACGCGATCACTCGATGAGCGGCAAACCGACCATACAAGGATGCAAAAATCGCCTGCGATATCCGTTACCGGAATTTGAAATCGGTTTAATCCAAGCGCGTTATGCCGTGATCATCGGTGAAAACACTCAAGGTATTCAGGAATTGCAACCTTTGCTCAAGAAAGCGCAAACCGCCAAAGATTACGAGAAATTTATCGGTCAGATTTATTTTTATTTAGGGCGGGCCGAAATGTCGCAATCCGAATGGAGCAAAGCCGCCGCATATTTCCAGTCGGTTTTGGAAGCACCGTTCGGCGGCAACGATCAGAATTGGGTTAAGCCCCACACATTGTATTATCTTGCTTATTGTTACGTTCAAAATCAAAATAAAGAAAAAGCCGCTACGTCGTTAAAACAAGCTTTACAGTTTGAAGACTATGTTGACGCGCCGCGGATAATCTTTTTGGCAAAAGCGTTGCAGAAGAAAATCTAA
- a CDS encoding carboxypeptidase-like regulatory domain-containing protein, producing the protein MYVCFLFWYVLLVQEKHATMEGVVKQGGTPISGAQVILQLEQCDCASCANSDSCQCCPGLTLTLTDGMGHYTISVPAGTYSLRVKIAERQPYRLSNLGLNAGEVVYRNFDL; encoded by the coding sequence ATGTATGTTTGTTTTCTATTTTGGTATGTGCTTCTTGTTCAGGAAAAACATGCGACGATGGAAGGCGTGGTGAAACAAGGTGGAACTCCGATAAGCGGCGCACAGGTAATACTTCAGTTGGAACAATGCGATTGTGCATCTTGTGCCAATTCTGATTCGTGTCAATGCTGTCCGGGTTTAACATTAACATTGACCGATGGAATGGGACATTATACGATCAGTGTCCCTGCAGGAACGTATTCGTTACGCGTTAAAATCGCTGAACGGCAACCGTACCGATTGTCCAATCTTGGATTAAATGCCGGTGAGGTCGTTTATCGTAATTTTGATTTGTAA